One Podospora pseudopauciseta strain CBS 411.78 chromosome 4, whole genome shotgun sequence genomic window, CACATGTTCGGCGGCTCACAAGCGTCGGTGACCGAATCAGCACGAAGGAAGAGGGCAGACTTGTTGCATCTCTAAGAAACTGAGATGCTGGAAAAGGCAATGAAGTGAAGTAAGGTGGAATGTGGAGATTGGCTGCCACCCAGCCGGGGCTCGAAATTCCAGCCATACGCAGTTGTGTGGCAGGTGGCGGTATGCTCAGACAATCTCACTCCACTAACCCACCACAAGGCACACACGGCCAACCGTGCCAACCCACACAACAGAGGCAACTTGCAGGATTCGACCCAGGAAGTGGAATTAAAAAGTGCTCCAATCACCCGCCGAGGCATTCCCGTTGGCGTCTCATCCCTCCAGATCTTTTGACTTGGGGTGCCTGTCTTTTCTACTTGCTTGAACAATGCTCAGATGCTAAGAATTAATGCCGATTAGGTTTGCACGAATTCCCAAGGGGTGCAATTCGAGGTCCGAGAAGCCGAGGCCGCATTTACAAATTTGGCTGGTGTTGTCGACGGCTCCCTCGACGTGGCAACGCCGCAATGCCCGCCAACACTTCACCAGCCTCTGCAAAGGAGCGGCCAGGCCCGGCCACGATGAGGACAGCACTACTAGTCAGCCGCCGCATCTCACCGCATCTCCGTTTCCCGAGTATGATGGAACAACAGCGTTCGGAGCTGGTTCCAACCGGCACTTTGAAGGCAGCATTTCAGCCACAGGGTGGAGGAATTCGAGGTAGGCTGTGCTGCCGTATATCCGCCAGCAACAGAATTCCTTCTATGAATGGCTTTTGGCAGTGGGCAATCTCGAAAGCCGTCATCCACTTCGCGGTGGGTCATGCGAGGACTTCCTGACACATGAAAGCGGCACAAGGCATTCCTGATGGCCTCCCGGGATAGGGGCCTCTTGTTTATAGTGATCCTCTAGGTATTCAAAGAAGCTTTATAACCATCTCACTTTTGACGTTGCACATTCAGTCCTCATCTCACCATTCAGACGCCGTCAGCAACTCGACATTGGTGGCCTGCAGCATCTACTCAGCCAGTGATACATACCTCTTTTGATCCTACTGATCCTCCACCTCGCACTCCTATTTAGGCCGCCTTTGCGTTCAGTTCAACACTTTGAGAACCGGGAATATACCTCCTGCCCTCACCTACACACAGAAAAGCATTTTTTTCCAGCTCAATAACCATCATGGTCCGAATCAATCTTTGTAACTGGGGAAGGACGCCTAGTGCCTCGAATTCGACACTACCCCTGAGAACCcgagagaaggaggagctccCAAGATCACAGTCGATGCTTCAGATCCACCCTCTTGAGACCGAAGATGGTGTATTAATCAAGATTGACCCACCCAAAGAACCCGAGCTTGAAGACTTACGAGAACGAAACCATGTGCCTCTTGATTTGGTCCTCTCGATCGATGTGTCAGGCAGCATGGGTGCAGATGCACCTGTTCCAGCAAAGAACGGCACAGAAGGAGAGCATTATGGCTTGTCGGTGCTGGATCTTGTGAGGCACGCAGCCAAGACTATCTTGGAGACATTGGACGATCATGACAGGTTGGGGATTGTGACgttcagcaccagcagcaaggcAAGTTTACGTCTGTGTGCGCCTTGGAGACCTCAAGACTAACAGCTGAAAATAGGTGGTTCGAGAGCTCACATACATGACACCAgccaacaaggccaagatccTCAAGCAGCTTGATGCGTTACAGCCGTTATCCATGACCAATCTTTGGCATGGTATCCGTGATGGCCTCAGTTTGTTCAATAACAATCTCAAGGCAGTCAATGACGGTCGCAACCCTGGCAGTGGCCGAGTACCGGCCTTGTTAGTTCTCACAGATGGCATGCCGAATCACCAGTGCCCAAATCAGGGATATGTGGCCAAACTCAGGCAGTGGAGTACCCTTCCTGCCTCCATTCACACTTTTGGATTTGGGTATAGCTTGCGATCTGGTCTGCTCAAGTCGATTGCCGAGGTCGGCGGTGGTAACTACTCCTTCATTCCAGATGCCGGCATGATTGTAAGTTTTATTATCATTTGGTTTGAATTCAGAGCACTAACGAATACAGGGAACTGTCTTCGTACATGCTGTCGCTAATCTCCAGTCAACTTTCGCAACCAATGCCGAACTCCAGCTCACCTACCCAGCGCCGCTGGAGCTCAGACAGACAACAGGCGATGCCGTGGAGAAACAAcaaccatcttcaccatctgGGGACGACTCTCCCAATAAAACTCTCTACATCTCCCTCGGCAACCTCCAATACGGCCAATCCCGAGAAATCTACCTCAGCTACAACTGCACCTCAGAGTACATCAAGTCCGTCAAGACCAAAAAAAGCTCTACCCCGCTCCCAACCATCACAGTAGTCCTCAAATTTCACGAAGACACCCactccttcaaccccaaccaacccacccgTCTCACCGCCAAACGCAACATCACCGACCACTccgtctccctcccccctgccGAAATAGCCTACCACATCTCCcgctcctccctcatctccttcatctccaagTTCTTCCCCCTCGACTTCGAAAACGAGCACCAACCCCTCTCCGACCTCCCCGACGACATCCCGTCCCAACTCACCGCCCTCgtcaactccctccccgccgtgaaatacaccaccacccacccaggCTGCAAatccctcctcatcgaccTCTGCGGCCTCAACATCGACCCCTTAACTacccccccctcatcctgGACCGGTCAGATCGCCCTCGCGCTGACAAACACGCAATATTACTTCCGCTGGGGAAAACACTACCTCCCCTCCCTAGCCGGCGCCCACGCCCGCCAAATCTGCAACACCTTCAAAGACGCCGGCCCAAAACAATACGGAGCCCACTCCCCTTTATTCATCACCTGCAGAGACAAATTAGACGACGCGTTcgaccacctccccgccccaAAGCCGAGCAATGCCCTGCCACCAGTCTACGCCCGGTACACCCCCGCCTCTGATTCCCCGCCGGCGTACGACACCCAGGATTATAGAGACGAAGGCTGGAAGTGGGGCAGCGGTGCTGGCAACAGTGGTGATGTATACAACACCGCCAACGTCACAATCAACATGTCAGATTACAATGACGAAGAAGGGGCTTGTTTTGCCGGTTTCACCCTCGTCACGTTGGCAAACGGCAACAGCGTCAAGATTGGTTCTTTGCGAAGGGGGGCAAGGGTGTTGACTCCGAGGGGAGAGAGAAAGGTTGCTGCGGTGATGAAAACCCCCGTGAGAAGAATGGGGATGACAGTTGTTCAGGGGGGACGGCAAAGGTTTTTGGTTACGGGGTGGCATCCTGTTAGGGTTGGGGAAAAGTGGGTTTTCCCGCGGGAGATGaaggcgggggggagggtgaggtatACGGGGTTTATTTACTCTGTTTTGCTTGAAAGGGACGACGACGTGGAGGCGCATGCGATTAtgttgggtgggggaggggtttggggggttacGTTGGGGCATGGGATGACCGGTTCTTCGACTACGGGGGATGATGTGAGGGCTCATGGGTTCTTTGGGGATTATGACATGGTTGGGAGGGCGCTGTCGGGGTTGCAGAGACTGGGTAATGGGTTGGTCCTTGGAGGCGGGGTGGTGAGAGATCcggtggatgggttggtgaaTGGGTTCAAGAGGGCTGTGGTCACTCGGACGCCAGGGCCTGTTGCcagagggggttgtgggaagcagaggaggatgatgttgtACGCTTAGCATTTTGTATCAACAGCACATGCCTAAGTAACACTTATCTtgtatttaaataaatatatgTCGTCATTATCAATATACTTGGTCAGAATGTTGACAGGTGGTCAATGCTATGGAGCGTAATATGTGTGTTCAATTTGCCAGTTATCGCTAACCAGAGTTTTGATACAGCTCATGCTCAACAGATCTGTATAGGTATGACGCTACCACATATCCCATCCCAATCTGCATCCTTCAAGGTAGGTATCCTTCAGTCAGAGATAAGATAGGTTCCCCACTTGAATCTGCTCCTCCCATTACTAGAATCACCATATCCCTTCCCTTGATATTGTAACAATCCATAAACATGGTCAAGCGCTGGAGGATCTTCAGCTACTCTCGCTTCCCATATTTCTCTGTGAGGTGATCGAGCAGCTCCTCGCCCGTCTTGAACTCCCAAGCATCGCTGCTCTGATCGCTGTTCACAATCGCCTCGACAGCATCAGCAATATCCCAAAAAGCATCGCCGTCAAGGAAAAACAAGATGTAGCAGATCTTGACCTTCTCCGTTTTGAAGGTGTCTGGCTTGTCGCTCCAGGCGCGGGTGATGTCGCGTTTCCAGAGCATAAAGTTGAAATACCGAACATACTTGTTAGGCTCGGAGCCATCAAATCGGGTGGGCTCTTTGGcggtttctttcttttcggTACCGGCCATCTCTTGATCGGGCTTTGTGTCACTAGCTTCGAGGTCGGCAATCTTTCTCTTCAAGTTGCTGATCTCATGATTCAGACTGGCATTCTTGTTCTTCAAATCCCGAATTTGCTTGTTGGAGTATCCAGCCAGCTCATTCCAGATTCCAAGCAGGCTACCCAGGCCGCCAGGACGAGCAatgtgagggtggtggatgttgacTCCCAGATGCTGGAGGACGTCGAGCCTGGAGACGACCTCGGGTTGGACCTCGAGGGTGGCATAGATGTTCTTGTAGAAGGTAGCGCTTTCCGGAGTTCATTACGGACGTCGGCGATGTCCTGAGTGGACCAAGACACTGCATTTAAttgggaggaaaaggattTTGGGGTACCTCTGGGAACAGAGACGGCGCGATTGAACGGGGctgggctggtgatggtAGAAGGGGACCCAAAAGACACTTGAACATGAGGGGCCAGCGaatttgggggaggggtcgcGCTGGTGGAAGACATCGCGGGATTGGCTTGGGAATCGACGGCGCCTTGAGGACAGTTCTCAGTCTTGTTGCTGGGAGGCGTTTGGAATCCGTTCAAGGGCTTCTGGTCAGAGGCCATCGTGACAGTCACAGTCAACACACACAAGATGTTGAGCGAGAGAATCGTAGCAGAGAGAAGATGGAAGCCGGGAAATGAGTGGATTCAACCCATGATCAAGCGCGTCACTCTTAAACGGAAGGAACGATGCTCAGACAATAAAGTTCGCGAAGCAGCTAGCTACCAGCCATACTCCGTATGGCCTTCACACCCTGACAAAGGCATGGATGGTACCTCATTATGTCTAGATAGTCATTCATCACAATTCATTCTTATCCAAAGTAATCTGGCGCAGAGAATACTGACGGGATCTCTCCAGAATCAGAGCTGTGGATGCTGTTGCAAATAACagcatggtgttgttgccgctccttcctcggtgttgatgatgttgcagAGTGACAGGGTGCAGGGAGAACAGCTGCTTGCCAACTGGTCTCCACCCCGGCTGCCGCACAGGCCATCTGTGCCGACTGCCCCACTTCCTCTGGTGCGGGCCAATCTGAATTTCACACCGCTTTCATAGGGTTTTCAAGCCCTGCCAAAAATTTGGTGAGCGCCCTTCAAGCAGAGCCACCTCCCAAATTGCATCTTGCACGACCGGTGATACTTTCGACAACAGAGGGACCAGAGGGGCTTGATCCACAACATTCACAATGGTGAGTACCCTCGTTGTTGCAAACGACGGCATCATCGATTGCTGCCGTCGATGGCCCAATTGCTGTTCGTCGATTTACTGACCGAGTCTCTTCGAAATCCAGGCGATCAAGCACAACCAGCAGATTCCCAACAACCGTAAGCAATATTCATCTACACATCCCAGTCCAGCGACCGACAGCGACTCCGAcgagacgatgacgatgccAAACCCGGGCTACGAAGATTTTGGAAGAATACAGCGACTGACATCGAATTTCAGATTTCCGCAAGGATTGGCAGAGGCGCGTGCGGTGCCACTTCGACCAGGTTCGTAATCATCGATCGAGCTGGGGATAGCGGCCGATAATCTCGAAAACACATGGGAACCTCAATTCTGACGTGATGGAAAATATAGCCCGGCAAGAAGGTCACCCGCCGTCTGGCGCGCCGTGCGAAGGCTGCTGCCGTTGCCCCTCGCCCCGTCGACAAGCTCCGCCCCATCGTCAGATGCCCGTGAGTTTATTCCAGCAGCAACGGAGGAATATGTagtggaggatgtggtcTAACGAGATTCTGTGCAGCACCATCAAGTATAACCGTCGGACACGCCTCGGCCGTGGTTTCTCCCTCGCTGAGCTCAAGGCTGCCGGTATCCCCAAGCTTTATGCTCCCACCATCGGCATTGCCGTCGACCCCCGCCGTGCCAACCTCTCCGAGGAGTCCCTTGCCGCCAATGTCGAGCGCCTCAAGGCCTACAAGGCCCGCTTGATCGTCTTCCCCCGCAAGTCCAACAAGGTCAAAAAGGCCGACACCCCCAAGGACCAGCAGTCCGGCGAGACCGTCAAGACCATTGCCTCCGCTTTCGGTCTTGGTGCCCCTCTTGCTCCTGGCTTCACCGAGATCTCCAAGAGCGACCTCCCCAAGAACGTCGAGGGCGGTGCCTACAAGGCCCTCCGCAAGGCCAGATCCGATGCCCGCTACCAGGGCATCCGCGAGAAGCGCGCCAAGGACAAGGccgacgaggagaaggccaagaaatAAGCGTCTGgttcttctttttgtgtTGGGGTGCAACGGTTAGGAATGATTCCCTGAGGTGTTCATTGGGCTGGTTCTGCTGGTCTGCATTTCTGCTTTTCCCGGTATCCCGGACGGGAACAATAAAACGTTCTCTCTCCATGGCTGTGTAGTTCGGGGGCAGACCCTCGGGTTCGGGCAGATAACACGCATCATAGGGATTTAGAGCATTCACAAAATGAATGGacaaagggaaaaaaaaagcatgATTGATGGCCACACATGATTTTCGGGTGATCAGCGGTAATTGACTGGGTTTTTCTACAAATAATGGTTCAATTATGAATGCTGTTTACATGTTTCGCTGTTACAACGCTGTACAGGTTGTCCCTCTGGAGTTTACTGCCACTGATATACCTCCATCAACTCTGAACAGTCACACATCCAGGCTTTATACGAGATAATAGAAGCGTCCCCCCTCAGGCAAGCCAAACGGGGAGTTCGACCCCCAAGTGTTCACCTCCAACATGGTTCCAGGCGTGGGAGGTCTCGAAGACATGCGCACATATCCCCCAGGTATTTCCTACACCTGGCTCGTCCCCTCCCtatccttcaccaccaactcccctcctctctccaGCACGGCCTCGACCAGCCTCCTCCTAGCAGGTGACATCTGATCTTTGAACATCCCTAGCAACATAGCTATCAGCACTAGGGCATTCTCCCTGTCAACCTTGACCATCCTCTCTGGCTGCTTCTGCGCCTGGGCGTTAGCCTGCTGAGGTTCCAGTCCCAACCCCTGGACCAACTCCGAAACTTcctttgtttctttttcctcaTCATTCTTACcctgcttctcctcttcaAGCTCTTCCACTCTGTTGTCACCAGTCCCAAGAAACTTGCccaccatctcatcatcccccgtcGCAGCCTTCACAAGCGCCTTCAAGACCCCCTCTTCCGCTGCCGtgtcttccaccaccttgagCGCCATGTTGGACCCCTCAGGGTGTTGACTCGCCATGAGCGCCAAAACAGTAATTGCATCCGACTTGACAGACGGCCACTTTGCCTGCGTGAGCATCGTCGTAAACGACCCAGCAATAATGTCCGAGTGTGTCTTGTAGaactcctccagctcccccgAGGACCCCAACACCCCGGGATCCTGAGACAAGACTCTACAAACCGCCGAAACCACCGCCCTGGCAGCCTCAAGCTTGGTAGGATCCTCGTTTGGAGAGCCAGTAGCCGAGCGGTACAACAGGTCAAGGTTCGTCCTGTATGTTGCCGTCCCCCCCTGAGAAGATGACTCCGCTGAAGCCAGGCCGTTCTCATCCTTTTCGTCAGAGGCAATCGACACCGGCTTGCAAACTAACCTCACATTCTCCCTACACCCCACAagcaacaacctccccaagcTCACAGCAGCAAACATCATACTCGGCTGACTAttcccaaacccctcccacaACCCAGCCAAAATGCCactcttcaacaacatctcccccaacaccgGTTTATTCGCCGCCGGGATAGCCAAGTTCTTCGCAAACCCCAACGCAGCATGCGTCAGCTGCAAGCTCGGCCGCTCTCCCTGCCTCACCTTCCCGGGAACTGACCTCCCCAAAATTTTCACCATCCCTTCACCAACTCTCGGCAACAACTTCTTAGTCGACTCATCACTCCTCCCCAAATTCCCCAACGCCAAACAAGCCGCGTTCTGCAACTGAGGGAACTTCTCCAATtccaaccaccccaccaacgtccccacctcctcactATCAATCCCATACACATCCCCAAACCCTTCCACGTCGGTAATATCCGCAAAGAGCGTCACAAATCCATGCTGAACTTGCTTCAGCTGCTGCTTCGTCTCCTCTTCTACATCCTCCCCCGCGGTCTCAAACCTGATATACGACTGCAAAAACGCTTCTTGCAATAGCCTAAAGTGCTTGTTTTGGATAAAAAACATCTGGAGGCCTCTATTGACGAGGTAGGAGAGGGCAGAGGTGCAGATCGACAAGAAGATTTCCCGATCGAGGGGGGACGAGAGGCGGTTCTCTTTGTTGATGGccagggtgaggagggcggcgggggtgCGGGGGTAGCAGATTTTGAACTCAGATTCTACAAAGGGCGGGTGGCGGTTAGCTGGTTGTTATGGGCAtgcgaggaaggggggaaataCCATGGTTTGTGAGGAGTTCAAGGACGGTCATGATTTGGGTGAGGTGGGCCTCGCATGCTCGGAGGCGTTCGCCGGAGATGAGGTCGATGAGGACTTTGCTTAGTGCTGCGTTGGAGACTTGGAGTTGGGCTGAGCCTAGGAGGAGTGTTAGCTCATTGATAGGGAtagagaggaagaagaaggggagggggcttaCTGTAATCTACGCAGACGTTGAGCATGGTGATGACGGCAAAAGGGAGAAGGTGGTCCTCAGAGAGAAACATCTTGAGCATGTTTGTCAGCTTGCCAGAGGCGACCACGACCTTTCTGTTCTCATCTAGACCGTTTGTCAGTACCAGGTTCACTTTGCACATGATGTGAAGTAGCCACTCACCATTGTCAACACAGGCATTGGCAATAACCCTCAAAGCCTGTTTGTTGAGTGGATGAGACCCTTGAAAGACACCGTCATAGTAGACGGGAACAGTGTCCAGAAGGAATGACAGAAGCCCCGACTTCCCAATGACTTCTCTCCATGATGCTACTCACAAAGTCAGCAACGTCCCAGAAATATGAGCTCTGTAAAAAAACTTACGGTCTctagcagcaacagcaaatTGACCAGAAATGCAAGCGAGCGCATCTCGATCGGTGCGTGGCAAAAGTGTAACCAGCTTTCTCAGCACTGCTTCCCAGAATTCCGGCTTCTCCCCGGGGTTGCCCTTGAGAATGAGGGCAACCTGCTCTTCCAAAGGGAGAGGCATCTTGGCGATGATTCTGCGGCTGATGTGATAGACACTTATTAACGAATGTAGTGGGATGTAACTGATACCCAAGACTGATTGGTAAGATGTCGATACTGGGCTATTGTTATtagaaagagaagaagagaacaGGCAGAGGTTCAGCCCTCGTTTGCTTTCACTCGGTTGGTAGGGTCCAACTTCATCAGAATGGCAGTTGAAAGTCAGTTGTGACTTCCCAACATTCAAGTGCAGTCACGGTGAGCAATGAGGTCCGTGCACATGACATTTGGGGCGTTGGCCACTTCCCCCTTGGTTTGGTGGATCTTGGATTATGCACCATCACGACGGCATAAAGACTGACAAAACAGACACAATTCTCATGTTGTTACATCGACACCTGAGTTTTGTCTACATTATACATGTTACACAGGGATATCCTCAGCGGTAATATACACACAGCAACCCAGCAGGTTCCGGCAGCTTTATTTCGCACCCGTAACCCACTTCTTCTCGATCGCATTGTCGATATTGGCAGTGCCAATAACAGGGAGGCCGCGTCTTTCGAGCTCCTCCCGGATAACCTTCCAGCGacccaccatcttctccttgtcgaTGGGTGTGACTCTGCGGGGGAACACCTTTACGTTGGGTAGAGACTGGAAGAGCTGCTTGTTCTCGATCTCCTCGgcgagcttcttggccttaGGTGGCTTCACGATCTCCTTGAGAAGAACACCACCGGAATTGATAGCGACCAACTTGCCATCTGGAATCCTGTGTCCAGTAAGCTTGTAGATACGCTTGGCAACCTATCATATGGTTAGCACTGGTTTGTTGTGCAAAAGAGGGGGCCGGACTCACAAAATATTTGTAGATGAGGTCCTTGATCATGGGCCGCTTCCATTCATGACCAATTTCCTTCAATAGCGCCCGGGCCTCTTCAGTGCTGATAACATGGTCCGCCGAGTCCTCTGTTGCGTCAActtcctccttgacctcggtCTCGGTCTCCTGCTCGGAAGCGACACCTGTCTTGgcttcctccttggtctcctccGTTATCTCAGCTACTTGCTCAGAAGCGACCGCTGTCTTAacttcctccttggcctccgCAACCTCAGCCTCTTGCTCCGGGGCGACAGCTGCCTCGAGCTgttccttggcctcctcagTTACCTCAGCCTCTTGCTCGGCGGCAGTAGCTGTCTTGACGTCTTCGGCTGGCTTCAATATAAGAGTGCCATGTGAGCCACCGCACAGCTTGGTTTGAACAGTGGTGGCCGTCAATGCCGCGGGGCCCCACCCGGACTCGAGCAGAGCATCCCTAGCGGGAGTCGTGTCCTGCGTGTTCATTTGCCGTCTCGCAACCATGGCCTCAACCAACGCACGGTAAACCGCCACCTCGAGAACGGCTGGGTCGGTAATCTTCTCTGCGGGGCCATAACCAACCCACTGCCTGCCAACACCATAGTTGTCTGGGTTCTCCCACCAACCATCCAGTCCACCCACTTCCTCCAGCTCTAATCCATCTTGTGCCGGCTCATATGCGGGGTCGGTGATCTTGTCTGGGCGGACGGCAGCCTTCCGTGCTTGTGGGGGTGGTTTGAGACCCTGTGGTGGGGTGTAGGCTTCAACAGCGTCGGAGCGGGGGAGGGACGTGGAAAGAGTTCGCCTTTGAATGGATTGGGTCTTtgtggatgaagaggaagtcGTCGCGACGGCAGCtacagcggtggtggtacgGATATGGGTCGGAGAGGAGCAGCACAGGCTCGCGGAGACGGCGCCCCGTAACCTCGGGAGATGGCGCATGGTTTGTGTATTCTTTCGGAGCGAGGAGGCGGGCTATTGGTGTCCCAATTGATCAAAACAGTTGGGAGGCTCAGGCACTGGGAGAGGTTGTCGGTATTTCGCTCTGCCCGGTCCTCTCAAATCTCGAATCCCAAACCCAGAGTGGACGACAGGCACCTCGGGCAATGAGCGCTCAACATCCAGGCCAAAATTTCCATCGGATGCCAAGCACTTTTTACAACATGTGGGGCAATGAACCGGGGAAAAGAGACGGTGCACCAGCCACACTTTCTCCAACTAGCCGTGTGGCTTACGTGCAAGATTCAGCAAAATACAGCTAAGACATGGTAGCTCCAGCCACATATCCGACGAGCTGGGTTAGCTCAATTCAAAAAAAACTTGCTTGGCGCATCATTGGATGATCAGAGGTTGACGAACGACTTTTGGGATCCCGAAGAACTGCCCGTCGAGAGCTTTCAATTCGTCTGctcgtccaccaccacctcctcccaccggcaACGACCACGATCTTTTGCTCTCGTAGCATATACCTGGACCTACGAGCTCCTCAACTCCAGGGATCAGCCTCACAACTTCTCTACCAACTACCTAACACCCCGCCTTGATCTCAAGCTTCTTCAACCAAACCCGATTCATCCCGCATCCGGGGATATCTTtcccactaccaccaccaccaccaccaccgccaccaccaccaaagctatcaccacccactcaccaaaaccaccatgccaatatccaccacccctcgcAGCGTCTCCGACGCAACCCGCTTCAcagccacaaccccccacGCCGACTCCAAAACCGCCC contains:
- a CDS encoding hypothetical protein (COG:S; EggNog:ENOG503P1BG), with translation MVRINLCNWGRTPSASNSTLPLRTREKEELPRSQSMLQIHPLETEDGVLIKIDPPKEPELEDLRERNHVPLDLVLSIDVSGSMGADAPVPAKNGTEGEHYGLSVLDLVRHAAKTILETLDDHDRLGIVTFSTSSKVVRELTYMTPANKAKILKQLDALQPLSMTNLWHGIRDGLSLFNNNLKAVNDGRNPGSGRVPALLVLTDGMPNHQCPNQGYVAKLRQWSTLPASIHTFGFGYSLRSGLLKSIAEVGGGNYSFIPDAGMIGTVFVHAVANLQSTFATNAELQLTYPAPLELRQTTGDAVEKQQPSSPSGDDSPNKTLYISLGNLQYGQSREIYLSYNCTSEYIKSVKTKKSSTPLPTITVVLKFHEDTHSFNPNQPTRLTAKRNITDHSVSLPPAEIAYHISRSSLISFISKFFPLDFENEHQPLSDLPDDIPSQLTALVNSLPAVKYTTTHPGCKSLLIDLCGLNIDPLTTPPSSWTGQIALALTNTQYYFRWGKHYLPSLAGAHARQICNTFKDAGPKQYGAHSPLFITCRDKLDDAFDHLPAPKPSNALPPVYARYTPASDSPPAYDTQDYRDEGWKWGSGAGNSGDVYNTANVTINMSDYNDEEGACFAGFTLVTLANGNSVKIGSLRRGARVLTPRGERKVAAVMKTPVRRMGMTVVQGGRQRFLVTGWHPVRVGEKWVFPREMKAGGRVRYTGFIYSVLLERDDDVEAHAIMLGGGGVWGVTLGHGMTGSSTTGDDVRAHGFFGDYDMVGRALSGLQRLGNGLVLGGGVVRDPVDGLVNGFKRAVVTRTPGPVARGGCGKQRRMMLYA
- a CDS encoding hypothetical protein (COG:L; EggNog:ENOG50) → MASDQKPLNGFQTPPSNKTENCPQGAVDSQANPAMSSTSATPPPNSLAPHVQVSFGSPSTITSPAPFNRAVSVPRGTPKSFSSQLNAVSWSTQDIADNIYATLEVQPEVVSRLDVLQHLGVNIHHPHIARPGGLGSLLGIWNELAGYSNKQIRDLKNKNASLNHEISNLKRKIADLEASDTKPDQEMAGTEKKETAKEPTRFDGSEPNKYVRYFNFMLWKRDITRAWSDKPDTFKTEKVKICYILFFLDGDAFWDIADAVEAIVNSDQSSDAWEFKTGEELLDHLTEKYGKRE
- the rpl13 gene encoding 60S ribosomal protein L13 (EggNog:ENOG503P222; COG:J), producing MAIKHNQQIPNNHFRKDWQRRVRCHFDQPGKKVTRRLARRAKAAAVAPRPVDKLRPIVRCPTIKYNRRTRLGRGFSLAELKAAGIPKLYAPTIGIAVDPRRANLSEESLAANVERLKAYKARLIVFPRKSNKVKKADTPKDQQSGETVKTIASAFGLGAPLAPGFTEISKSDLPKNVEGGAYKALRKARSDARYQGIREKRAKDKADEEKAKK
- a CDS encoding hypothetical protein (EggNog:ENOG503NUGU; COG:S) codes for the protein MPLPLEEQVALILKGNPGEKPEFWEAVLRKLVTLLPRTDRDALACISGQFAVAARDPSWREVIGKSGLLSFLLDTVPVYYDGVFQGSHPLNKQALRVIANACVDNDENRKVVVASGKLTNMLKMFLSEDHLLPFAVITMLNVCVDYSSAQLQVSNAALSKVLIDLISGERLRACEAHLTQIMTVLELLTNHESEFKICYPRTPAALLTLAINKENRLSSPLDREIFLSICTSALSYLVNRGLQMFFIQNKHFRLLQEAFLQSYIRFETAGEDVEEETKQQLKQVQHGFVTLFADITDVEGFGDVYGIDSEEVGTLVGWLELEKFPQLQNAACLALGNLGRSDESTKKLLPRVGEGMVKILGRSVPGKVRQGERPSLQLTHAALGFAKNLAIPAANKPVLGEMLLKSGILAGLWEGFGNSQPSMMFAAVSLGRLLLVGCRENVRLVCKPVSIASDEKDENGLASAESSSQGGTATYRTNLDLLYRSATGSPNEDPTKLEAARAVVSAVCRVLSQDPGVLGSSGELEEFYKTHSDIIAGSFTTMLTQAKWPSVKSDAITVLALMASQHPEGSNMALKVVEDTAAEEGVLKALVKAATGDDEMVGKFLGTGDNRVEELEEEKQGKNDEEKETKEVSELVQGLGLEPQQANAQAQKQPERMVKVDRENALVLIAMLLGMFKDQMSPARRRLVEAVLERGGELVVKDREGTSQV
- a CDS encoding hypothetical protein (EggNog:ENOG503P3S1; COG:S) yields the protein MRHLPRLRGAVSASLCCSSPTHIRTTTAVAAVATTSSSSTKTQSIQRRTLSTSLPRSDAVEAYTPPQGLKPPPQARKAAVRPDKITDPAYEPAQDGLELEEVGGLDGWWENPDNYGVGRQWVGYGPAEKITDPAVLEVAVYRALVEAMVARRQMNTQDTTPARDALLESGWGPAALTATTVQTKLCGGSHGTLILKPAEDVKTATAAEQEAEVTEEAKEQLEAAVAPEQEAEVAEAKEEVKTAVASEQVAEITEETKEEAKTGVASEQETETEVKEEVDATEDSADHVISTEEARALLKEIGHEWKRPMIKDLIYKYFVAKRIYKLTGHRIPDGKLVAINSGGVLLKEIVKPPKAKKLAEEIENKQLFQSLPNVKVFPRRVTPIDKEKMVGRWKVIREELERRGLPVIGTANIDNAIEKKWVTGAK